The Chelonia mydas isolate rCheMyd1 chromosome 20, rCheMyd1.pri.v2, whole genome shotgun sequence genome includes the window cctctatcatatccccccttagtcgtctcttttccaagttaaaaagtcccactcttattaatctcttctcatagggaagctgttccatgcccctcatcatttgttgcccttttccagttccagtatatcttttttgagatgtgtcgactacatctgcatgcagcattcaagatcTGGGAGTAccatggctctgtggatgaggggaaagcagtggatgtgttgttccttgactttagcaaagcttttgactcgatatcccacggtattcttgccagcaagttaaagaagtctgggctggatgaatggactataaggtggatagaaagctggctagattgtcgggctcaacgggcagtgattaatggctccatgtctagttggcagccggtatcaagcggagtgccccaaaggtcagtcctcgggccagttttgttcaatatcttcattaatgatctggaggatggtgtggattgcaccctcagcaagtttgcggatgacactaaaccgggaggagaggtagatatgctggagggtagggataggatacagagggacctagacaaattagaggattgggccaaaagaaatctgatgaggttcaataaggataagtgcagggtcctgcacttaggatggaagaatccaatgcaccgctacagactagggaccgaatggctcggcagcagttctgcaggaaaggacctggggattatagtggatgagaagctggatatgaatcaacagtgtgcccttgttgccaagaaggccaatggcattttgggctgtataagtaggggcattgccagcagatcgagggacgtgatcgttcccctctattcgacattggtgaggcctcatctggagtactgtgtccaggtttgggccccacactacaagaaggacatggaaaaattggaaaacatccagcggatggcaacaaaaatgattcggggactggaacacatgacttatgaggagaggctgagggaactgggattgtttagtctgcggaagagaagaatgaggggggatttgacagctgctttcaactacctgagcggggggttccaaagaggatggatctagactattctcagtgatagcagatgacagaacgaggagtaatggtctcaagttgcagtggaggaggtttaggttggatattaggaaaaactttttcactaggagggtggtgaagcactggaatgcgttaccctagggaggtggtggaatctccttccttagaggtttttaaggtcaggcttgacaaagccctggctgggatgatttagttggggattggtcctgctttgagcagggggttggactagaacctcctgaggtcccttccaaccctgatattctattttctatttctattttctgccttattatctgtccctttcttaatgatccccaacattctgttcgcttttctgCCTGCCGCTGCCCATggagtggatgtttccagagaactatccacgatgactccaagatctcgttcctgagtgggaacagctcatttagaccccatcacggTGTATGTGTAGTtcggatgatgttttccaatgtgcatcactttgcatttatcaacacagaattttctgccattttgtggccccgtcacccagttctgtgaggtccccttgtagctcttcgcagtctgcctgggacttaactccCTTGTAGTTTTGGATCATTtgcaagttttgccacctcactgttcacccctttttccagctcgTTTATGAATGTTAAATACTGGTCCccgtacagacccctgggggaccccactatttacctccctccattctgagaactgaccctTTTATTCCCACCccttgtttcctaccttttaaccagtcaGGGATCCAGGAGAggtccttccctcttatcccaggacagctCACTTcactaagagcctttggtgagggaccgtgtcaaaggttttctgaaagtcaaaGTACCCGATACCCACTGAtcgcctctgtccacattcctgtGGTTAAGGAAAGCACCGGGCTGGGACTTGGGAGCTCTGCATTCCAGCCATGGACCTTGGGCCTGGCCTTCCAGGTGGGGTTTTCCAGGCCATGaacttctctgggcctcagctcccacagctgtaaaatgggataataccactccccctcccccattccggctgtgagctctttgggcagggcCTGCCTCTCGCTCTGTCTGGGCAGCGCTGGGGCCCCTAGGATCCACTGTAACCCAACAATCAGGAGTGCGGCTACCAAAGCAAGTGCTGCAAGCCACAGGCTCTTGTGCACGCTAGCCTGGGCCGAGTACCCCAACTGTACCATGATCCGGCTTGGAAATCTGCTCTGCAGCCCCCCTGGGCACCTGGGCCCACTCCTCCAGGGTGCTGCAGGGTGCAGCTGGCACTGCACCGTGTGCCATAGCTGGGGGGCAGCCGGCAATGCACTggaaccggggggggggcggccagcaatgcactggaaccggggggggggcggccagcaatgcactggaaccggggcgggggggggcggccagcaatgcactggaaccgggggggggcggggcggccagcaatgcactggaaccgggggggggggggcggccagcaatgcactggaaccggggggggggggggcggccagcaatgcactggaaccggggcgggggggggcagccagcaatgcactggaaccggggggggggcagccggcaatgcactggaaccgggggggggcagccagcaatgcactggaaccggggggggggtggccagcaatgcactggaaccgggggggggggggggtggccagcaatgcactggaaccggggggcggggggtggccaGCAATGCTCCGGGATCACCAGAtcggggggggctgctgactCCCCCCATAGCGGCCCCGCCCCctgtctcctgcccctcccccgccagggggctccacagccggaGCCTGCAGCGCCCGCTCCGGCCTCTGGGGGCCCCCGAAGCGGTGATTGGTCCCGCCGAAGGAGCCGTGACGAACGGCCGCGCGCCAATGACGCCTGTTTTGGTTCTCGAGGGGCCAATGGCGGCGCCTGGGGTGCGGCCGGCAGCCAATGGGAAGCGGCGGCGACCGAACGTCGCAGCGTCGCCCAATGGGAGGCGGCGAGTTCTGGGAGGGGCACCCAATGAACTGCGCAGGAAGGCGGGACCCCGAGCGGGGCGAGCCAATCGGCGGCGGGGGGCGTGGCCTggtgggaggaggctgcaggagaTCGAGGCCGGGGACACGTACGGAGCGGAGCGCGGCGGTGACGGAGGCGGCAGGTGAGAgcggcccggccccccccgcgCTCTCCGGGGGGGGGCCTGGATCCcggatcccctccccccccccgcctggcacggccccgcccccccgcgctCTCCGGAAGGGGGGGGCctggatcccctccccccccgagggCCCCCCCCGCGCTCTCCGGAAGGGGGGGGCctggatcccctccccccccgcgggccccccccgcgctctccgggggggggggggcctggatcgcggatcccctcccccccgcgctctttggaagggggggggcctggatcccctccctcccccgagggccccccCCCGCGCTCTCCGGATGGGGGGGCAGGATCCTCTCCCCCCtcggccccccccccagcgctctCCGGAAGGGGGGGGGCCtggatcccctccccccaccagcctggcacggcccctccccccgccctgttTCCGGTCTCGGGGCCTGCCCAGGCCGCGCGGGACTGAGGGATGCCCCCccggagaacccaggcgtcctggcacCCGCCCCCTTCGCTGACTCTCCCCTGCCAGCCGGGACGTTTCGTGGGTCTCTGCATGTGACGCCCTGGACACGGCGCAGGGGCAGAGACCctggctcggggcgggggcagagacCCTGGCCCGGGGCAGCGCCTGGCTGGAGACCCAGACGCCCCTCAGCGTGGGGTGGGGCACGCTGCCAGCCCCGCCACGGGGCTGCCGGGCGCACTCAAGGACGACAAGGCCCTTGCCCGAAAAGCCAAGCGAGGGTTTGCGTGGGTCTGCGAGACTCGCCTCGGAGCCGGTGTTGGGCCAGAACCCGGAAGTGCCGCCCTACGCTGGTGGGTCAGGAACGGCTCCCGAACAACGTGATCAGCGGACCAGCCGGCCATAAGTCCCTGGGAGCaggtgggattcacccaagaTAGGAAGGGGCAGAACTAGTAACTGGGCATGTAACCTAATGCTGAAATCAGCCTCTGGCCCAGGGGCCCGGAAGGTAGCTTCTGTAGCGTCCCTATTTTAAAAGGGCTCTTGAGGggatcctggcaattgcaggctGTTAAGCCTAATGTCTGTACCAGGTAATTCGGTAGAAGCCATAGTAATGAGCAGAATTCTGTCAGTTTGTCGGGGGAAAGGGtgaacacggcttttgtaaaggcaaatggcgcctcaccaatctaccagTGTTGTTTGAGGGAGTTGTCAAGcctgtggataagggtgatccagtcaaaATAGCGTATTTGCATTTTCAGACTGactttgacaaggcccctcaccCACAGACTCTTAAGGAAATGAAGTAGCCATGGGATGCgagggaaggccctctcatgggtcagtaactgcttgaaagataagaaacaaacagtaagaataaatggtcatttttcacacTGGAGAGATGTGAAcagtcccccaaggatctgccctgggacctgtgctgttcaacgtattcattaaggatctggaaaagggggcaaTCGGTGAAGTGGCAACGTTTGtggacaatacaaaattattcaagatagttaagtccaaagtacgCTGTGAGGAGTCACAGAGAGAACGCAcaagactgggcaacaaaacagcagatgaaattcaacattgaaagtgcaaagtaatgcacgctgGAAAACAATAATCCCATAGATACGTAtacagtgatggggtctaaattgagCTGTTGCCACCCACGaacaagatcttggagtcactgtggataattcTCCGTAAACTGCGGCTCAGGTCAAAAAGGTGAACAGTATGTTAGCAACtgttaggaaagagagagaagaaataagacaaatatcataatgccactgtgtAACTCCACAGTGCACCCATGCCTTGAACACGGTCCAGTTCTGGTTGTCCAGTCTCAGACAGTATCTAGTGGACCTGGAAAAGGCTCCGAGAAGGGCAGCGAAGATGATCCAGGGTGTGGAACGGCTTCCATCctaggagagactaaaaagattagagcTGTTTAGCTTAAAGAAGAGCCCGCAAGGGGGGGACGTGATCTATAAAATCACAGGTGGTGTTATTTACCCTTCCCACAGTTCAAAAGTCAGGGGTGACccgattaaattaataggcagcaggcttaatgcaaagaaaaggaagcacaactaacctgtggaactcattgccagaagtataactgagttcaaaaaaactgcataaattcatggaggatggatccatcaatggccattagccaagagggtcagggatgcaaccccatgcttggggcaGCCCGAAACCGCAGACGACTAGAAGTCAACTGTGGAAGACTGGAGTGGATCACTCCaccattgccctgttctgttctcccGCCCTGAAGCTCTGGAGACAGGggagtgggctagatggaccattggtctgacccagtctggcagcTCTCATGTTCACCTCAACTTCGGCTCCTGTTTGGTTAGTTGACAAGGGAGATGCAAACCAGCAGAACCAATGGGGAGCAGATCCCCCTCTTTGAAAGGGTATTTAACCCCCCTCCCAAAGCATTACTGCCTGAAAGGGGctctcaggatcagctgggattgaggcagtagggagctgggtcTAGGCTCCCAGGCCCCTGGAAAGCTGTCTTTTTAAACCGTGCCTGTCGTTGCTACCCGGAGGGGTGCAGTTGGGCGGGCTAGATTCTGGCGATTAGTGGGGAGCAGTTTGTCTCATTACTAGCCCTGCGCCCACTCAGAGGTTAAAGGCCATTCCCCAACTCTGATAcagagaacagctgggggaaggaagcagaggagtCAGACGAGTGGGTGTAGGGTTAGGAGACATGGCTCCTGGGGGCTGCGAAAGCTTCTGTGGACTCTGAGCCAGGGGAGCGGCGAGGGCGGGACCCAGACATGCCCTGCCATGGGCCAGGTGTTGAGATCTGGCCAGCTGTTGCAACACAGAATGTAAATCCTCCGCGGACACCGAACACTGGAAGAACTGGAGTCGGGCTGACGTGTGCCGAGGTCCCAGGCAGTGGGAAGGCTgaggagggagagatgggggtgctccccaggaaggggagtgTAAAAGGAAAAGATGTGGGCCAGCCCCCTTTGTGGCtgtgtggagaaccagtgctgtgACTGCCGAGGAGTATTGGGGCCTTGGCTCGCTGCCCCTTGCAGGATTTCGGGCAGGGCCTGGCTAGCTTGTTCGGGCAGGCCGGCTACCCAGGAGGCAGACTGATGTCCCTGGGGAATGGGAGTGAGCTGACCGAGCAGGGCTGCGATGTCACAGGGGAGGCTGCGATGTCACAGGGGTGGCTGTGCCAGCAGTTCTTCCCTGCCGCCCGGCGGGAGGGTGTCTGCCTTGCCCAGCGCAGTCAGGGCCAGCCTGGCGCAGGCGGATCTCCGAGCCGGGGTCCAGGCGGGCGGTAGAGCTCGGCGGTGGCTGCAGCTCTCCTGGGAGCAGGCGCTGCAAGGGCAGGACTCGGTGGGTAAAGGTGGCCGGGGCAGCCGGGTTGGTTATTTATTGATGAGCCTGGGTTCGGCTCCCTCCAGGGCAGGCTGGTTACTGACCTCGCCCTGGGGGTCCTGGTGACGGAGGGGGCGGGTTGTGTCCCCACTAGCGATCGATTGGACACCGTGCCCTACAGTGAACGTCCTTCAGAACGTCGCCTGAGTGTGAATTCAGATATCGCCATTGCAATCGAGCGCTCCCCGGGCCAGTGgtgtgggagcagctggagtcAGGCGCTGTTCCTGTGCTCGGCCGCTCCCTGCTTGGCTGGGCGAGGAGTTTCCTGTTGCTTCTTTCTCTTTCGCTTTCCCAGTTCCTGGGCCCAAAGGCAGGGCTCACGGCTGCCCTCGCTGGCTCTGGTGATCTGCAATCCCGGGTCCCTCTGCCCcagtggggccagggggctcAGGCTGACAAAACCCCAGCCGAGCGGGCCAGTGCTGCAACGTACTGCCCATGCCCGTGGGGAGAAGTGGGCGGGTGAGATCCACCCGCCATCTCAGCCTGCCAGACACGCACCAGGTGCCGACCTAGTTTGGAACCTTGCACTGACTCACGGCAGCTGGGGCGTAAACGCTGTGTCCTACCCTAATTCTAGCTTGGGAGCCGAGTCCTGAGCCCTGACCATCCACATTCCGCTGTTGCTGCGAGACGTCAGAGTTGCAGCatcactccagaggtggctgcattctaGGCCACGGGAGAAGTGATTCCTCTGGCTGCGTGCACGCACATAGGGCTGATGGGTTTCAGTAATGTTACCCTGCTGGAaagtggggggctgaggggatcACCCCGCTTTCTGGCAAGCAGGAGCGACAGTCCTGGGGACCAGCCCCAGCAAAGGATCAGGCATCCTCTGGGTCCCTCTGGGAAGAGAGGTGACCAGACCTAGATCCTTGTCCTGGTGACACTGGCTCCTGCTCCATGTGTTACTCAGGGCCGTCGCCTCGTTAAACATGCTGCAAGCCAATCCCACGTCCTGCGGCActtgccccccaacccctcccacccccgctgaGACGGGCCACTTGAGCCAGTTGCTGGACCGGCTTCTGCATAGTGGGTTCCTGGAGTAAACCCCAGCCGGCCCAGCAGGAAAGACCTGCTCTCACTGGGATTTGACTCCCTAATGGACAGGAGGCTTGTGGCAGCCTCCAGCACCAGGCAAATGTGGGAGGGAGCCAGCTAGGGCCAGGGAGCAAGGAGCCTCCCTGCCCGGGTGGCTGAACGCAGCGCTGCAGCCCGTCTGGGGCCAGCCCCGCCTGGGATGTCATTAGGGGCACTAATGGAAGCCTTGAACAAAGGCACTTTCCAGCCGCTCTCGCCTGCCAAGTGGAAATCCGTGGGGAGCTGGGCTCGCAGGGAGCCTGTGACTAGCCCTGCAACAGCCTGCAATAATTGCACCATCTAGACTATGGGCCCAGAGCcccggctggggggaggagacgGCAGACGCTTCAGAGAGGTTTGCACAACAGCTGCACAGCTCCTGCCCAACTGTCCTCCGGAGCCAAGCCGAGAGAGCAGGGTGGGCGAGGGGGGAGCTAGCCTGGAGCGAAGCGAAGCCGTGTTTCTCTGTGGTTGGGGGAGGAGATTCCTTGCCAGGCAGCTCCACGGTGAGTCAGAAATCTCTCTTCCCAGCTGGCAttgtggggctggggccatgaaAGGACCTGACCCTTCCAGGAGCTCAGAGCCAGGTTGTGTCGCTCGCTCTGTCCTGGTCTGCGATGACAGATGGCTGCAGACGTGGGACGGTCTGGTCCCCCTGGACAGTGCTGGGCACGCCACTGGCACTCGGTCTTAGCACAGCGGTGCCCGCTTGGGGGGCCCAACGTTCCCTTCCCGAGAATGGTTCTTttccttattcagtgcacaagaaGCCACCTAGTCACTCCCAAGTCACTTCCTCCTGGTGGGTTGATGGGGTGGGtgtcccctgccagctggggcagagtgggatgCTCAGACCCCCAAGCTGGGGGGAATCTCCAGGCGGGTCTCTCTGGAATGACctcagggagctgggcagccggcCTAGGCTGAGTGCAGAGAGCTGCCGTGGCCCACGCTGACGTGCgtcccctgccctgtctcttccAGCCGGTGCAGTTCCCCGAAGCGAAGGGTGCATCCCACCCACCTGCCAGCGCCATGGACGTGTTCAACCGGAACATTGACTTCAACGCGCTCTTCAAGTTTTCCCACATGTGAGTGTGGGGTTCCCTCCACCGGGCCCTGGTCCCCATGGGCAAAGAATTCATGGGctggagtggggtctggtggttggggtctgggagccagggttcctgggttctggtcctggctctgccacggaaCCGCTTTGCCTCAGATTCCCCATCCCGGGGCGTGGACgcagtgctttgggatcctcagcTGTGGCACCAGGACAGTGTTTCTGCTCCATCCGATGCCAGTGGCAGTTCCTTCTCTGGCCGTCAGTTGAGTGCGCCCAGGCGGGGAGCCGTGGGCCGGCCCGGGGGGGCAGCTCTGAGACCTGGTGGTCGCTGACTCGCTCCTTTCTGCCGCACAGCTCTGCCTCCACCCAGCAGCACCTGAAGAGGGTCTATGCCAGCTTTGCTCTCTGCATGTTTGTGGCAGCAACCGGAGCCTACATCAATGTGGTGACCCATCTGCTCCGGGTAAGGGCTATGCTCGGGGGCAACGTCGATCCCCCGCGCAGGGACTGGATGGGTTTACGGGGGGCATCTCCTTCCCCCGGACTGAGTGCTGGCAAACGGGCACTGTGGGTACCCGTGCAAGGTCCTAACGCCTTCGCTGCAGCATCCAGTGCCAGGAGCAGCCATTGACCAGGGAGTACTGCAGACCCCTGTCTAATGCCCAGCACGTGAGGGCAATGCCCCGCCACCCCCTGCATCTTCTCCCACCCCCGGGCGGCCGTGTCGGTGGGTAGAGCAGCCCCGGGTTGGTATAAGAATGGGGGTGTCCCGTGTCGTGGCCTGATCTTCTGGGAGCATCTGCAGCCCCCTCCCTTTCCATGCGCTCTGTGGGATGGGCCTGGCTAGTGCTGCATCTGCCCTCAGCCCCCTCACCAGGCCCAACTTCTCGTGGTCCGTCTGTCCAACAGTTCAACCTACTCtcgggcctgggctccctgggacTGCTGATCTGGCTGATGGCCACGCCCCACAGCAGAGAGACGGAGAAGAAGAGGCTGGGGATACTGGCTGGCTTTGCCTTCCTGACTGGTATGTGTGCGGGATGCCTGCCCCTAAACCTCCTGGGCAAAGGGGCCTGGTCTGCAAGGCTCCCTTCTCCCCTTtccggcccctcccctggggagcccaggcccataGCACTTACCGTCCTGGCCCTTGGGCCCTGTCGGTCACTGAACTGCCCCTTGTTCTAGGGCACAGGGCCTCTTCCTCCAGCGCTGGGCCCTTGGAGGAGGGGAAGTCACGTAGACAGTTGGTGGCAGACCCAGGCATCCGGGCGTGGGGTTCCCTGCACTAAGCCCTGCGCCCTTCTCACCTGCCTCAGGGAAGAAGCTCTGAGCCCGAGGTGGCCTCTGGCTGCTGATGATGGGGGGAGGACAGGGGCGGGGCTGCTGTCACTAACGTGTGTCACTTTGTCCTTGCAGGAGCCAACCTGGGTCCTCTCCTGGAAATGTGCATCACCATCAACCCCAGGTGGGCACTGTGCGGCGTGGCGTGGCTGGGCTGGGTGCCCATGTCCGTCACGGCTCTTCTCACCTGCTCTCCTTTCCTGCAGCATCATCCCCACGGCCTTCCTGGGCACCGCTGTGATCTTCAGCTGCTTCTCCCTGAGCGCCCTCTACGCCAGGCGTCGCAGCTTCCTGTACCTGGGGGGTAAGAACCGGCCCCCCGCGCCCCAGCTTCCCCCACCCGGCCAGGGGGGCTCACGCCTCTGTCTCTCTCGCAGGGTTCCTGCTCTCTGGCCTCTTCCTGATGCTGCTCTTCTCTTTGATCAACGTCTTCGTGGGGTCCACTTGGCTGTTCACGGTGAGGCCCGTCCCCACATGTTAGGGTCCTGCcgggtccccccccgcccccacgatCAGCAACGGCAGCCATCAACACTGGGGCCAGGCGGGTGCCTCGGGGCCTGGctgtgggagctgcagccagagtGGGTCCCGGAGgcaggcctgatcctgcctggGCCACGTGGCGACAGAACCTGTCCGGAGCCATGCCTGGACCCAGCTGTTGCTGACTGGGCAGACAGGGCCCGATCCTGGGAAAGCAGGTTCAGTGGGGGCTTAAAGGTGGGTGGGCCCCTTGCAGGATCGGGCTCTTGTCACTTCCACTTCTGGGCCATGTTTTCAGCCAGCTTTGCCTGGCACTCATCACGAGGCTGGAGCTGGTTCGGGCAACTCATATCAGCTGTGGGGCTGCCTAATAGAAATACACGCAGCAGCGTCGCCTCCTGCCCCCTTATCCCCGAAGCAAGCGAGACCTGGGTCCTCCCAGCCAGACGCAGGGCTGCCGGGTGCTGGCTGGGGCCATGGCTCGGGTTCACCCGGAGCCCGAATCCCCTCTTAACTGGGGGGCAGAGTCAGAGGGAGAGTAACTGGGGCAGGAACGGCAGCCCCTGCTGCTCACGGTTAACTGCACTGAGCAGACACGGGGTGGCAGGGGGGCATCCCAAGGGTCTCAGGGGCTTGTCCCTGACTCTCCCTCCTCCACACCAGGCTAACCTGTACCTCGGGCTGATGGTCATGTGCGGGTTCGTCCTCTTCGACACACAGCTCATCATCGAGAAGGCAGAGAATGGGGACAAGGATTACATCTGGTGAGTGGGGACAGGGATTACAGCTGGTGAGTGGGGGGCAGCGTGGTGGAGAGCCCAGCGCCAGGCTGAGCCCCCTTGActgtctctgcctctctcccgCAGGCACTGTGTGGATCTCTTCCTGGATTTCATCAACATCTTTCGGGAGCTCATGATCCTGCTGGGGATGAACGAGGTGAGTCCCTGCCCAGTTCCAGGCCCTGGCTGCCGACAAGCCTGAGCACTCGGGGCGGGCCCTGCGGTGAGGCCCCCTGGACGCTGGCCAAGTTCAGCCCAGCACATGGGCCAGGAACTGACTGGGCCCGGGACTCGGCAGGGGGCAGTAGCCAGCACCCACCAGGCCTGCTGTGCAGGGCCAAGCTcctggccccctccctgcaggagcCCATGGAGACGAGCTTGGGCGGAGTCGTGCAGGGCTTGGCAAGGGCAGAGGAGTCCGGGGCCCGTGTGATGGGCCCCAGGTGGGCGCGTTCCCCGGGAGCCGAGGCCACTTTGCCCCCGTGGAAGGGGCTGTCGAACGTCCGAGCCACCCGCAGGCCAGCTGGGCGCCGGGCTGGGCCACTGACACGTCCTCTCCTCTtgcagaacaagaagaagaaggagaagtgAAGCGACGCCAGGTGCCGGTTGGGTGGAGCCCCCATCCCCCCCATCTCCTGACCCCCAACACATTAAAGCTCTGTGCTCTGCCAGCCACAGGCAGCCAGTCGCTTTCCTATTTTGTGGGTTGTTTTCTCTTGTTTGAGCTTATTTTGATTAGAAACCAGCTGAttagcagctcctcctcctggagTTTGgtttcctcttcctgccccgcAGCTTGCTCCTGGGgagacctgggccagccacatgCAGgcatccctcccccccgcagctcctgcccccacgccctccccagctccactggctgAATCTTTCCAGGGGTTGGGTCCTTCAAAGGCTTCTCTCCCCTCGTAGtgagagtggggccaggagcctgGCCATACAGGGCTCTGCCTAGAGCCGCCATGGCGGGGAGTTCTTAGTCTCCTACCCCCAGATCCTAAGAGCCCAGACACCTCCATCTTACAGcagccctgcccaccctggcctttcattcagctgcagccagggccagaGTGTCTGGCCAGGTTCGCAGTGCGCCCCTCTTCCCAGGAGCTGCACGCCCGGCATTGTCCAGAGCCACTGTGGACTCGGCTCCTAGAACTGCTTTGGTTCCAGctccaggggatgggggggctttGCTCTGGCCCTGGCCCAGCAGAGAAATTAGTCACCTCCCCCACGTGGGACCAGCCATGCAGCGGGCCGAGGAGCTCCCCAGCTAGGCTCTGTCAGTAACAGGACCTGCTCCGCGCCCCTCTCTGCAATGGGCGGTCTCCCCTCATCCTGTCCCGAGGCTGTGGCGTTATCCCCCAGCCAGGCACCCTCTCCCCTAGCAGGGACCCCAGACGTTTTTCTGAAGCTCCAGGTTTCTCCCTGGCTGACGggcccttttcccctcccctgaggccaAACTCCACCTCTGCTTGCTCGGGATAAAGGAGTCGCGCGCTCTCGCTCCCTCTAGAACCAGTGCCAAGAATCACAGTGTAAGAAATAATCTACTTTTAAAGAGACATCTAACAGGTTTTAATACCATAACGAGTGTAATTATCTTTCTCTTCTGTTTCATCAGTTGACAGCCCTGGCTGCGTTATATAACTCATACTGTGAAGACAAAGGTGTTTTGATTCAGAAATATGAAATCTCCATAGTCTTACtttgtacaaaaaaataaataaaaatcctcaAACTTTAACCTTTACAGCCAAGCTGTCTGCTCCTTTGTGGGGGGTCAAGTCACCCAAAGATCTAAGGGTCTCAACAGGACAGAGCGAGCTGATC containing:
- the TMBIM6 gene encoding bax inhibitor 1, which codes for MDVFNRNIDFNALFKFSHISASTQQHLKRVYASFALCMFVAATGAYINVVTHLLRFNLLSGLGSLGLLIWLMATPHSRETEKKRLGILAGFAFLTGANLGPLLEMCITINPSIIPTAFLGTAVIFSCFSLSALYARRRSFLYLGGFLLSGLFLMLLFSLINVFVGSTWLFTANLYLGLMVMCGFVLFDTQLIIEKAENGDKDYIWHCVDLFLDFINIFRELMILLGMNENKKKKEK